The Thermoanaerobacterium thermosaccharolyticum DSM 571 region TTGCAACCGTGAAGCTTGTCTACACCTACTATTTTAATCATATCAGTGCCTGCACCTTTTATATTAGCACCCATCGCATTTAAGAAGTTAGCGACATCCACAACATGTGGTTCTTTTGCGCAATTTTCCAGTATAGTTGTGCCTTCAGCTTTACAGGCAGCCAGCATTAAATTTATCGTAGCTCCCACGCTTACAACATCAAAATAAATATGATTCCCCACTAATTTATCTGCTTTTACCTTTATGATTCCATGTTCAATCGTAGTTTTAGCACCTAATGCCTCAAAACCTTTAATGTGCTGGTCAATTGGCCTCACTCCAATATTGCAACCACCAGGCATTGCAATAGCAGCCTCATTAAATCTACTTAGAAGAGCCCCAATAAGATAATACGATGCTCTCATTTGACTTGCCAATTCGTGTGGTGGGCAAAATGAATTAATACCTTTAGGATCTATAATTATCTCATGTTCTTTTTTTATAGTTTTGCCACCAAGGTATTCAATCATTTTACTAAGCAGTTCTATATCGCTTATTTCTGGCAAATTGTCAATAGTGCTGGGAGTATCTGCTAAAAGAGCAGCAGGAAGTATGGCAACAGCAGAATTTTTCGCCCCACTAATCTCAACTGTTCCTTTTAATGGTATTCCTCCATTTATCACAAACTTCTCCACTGTTTGATCTTCCCTTCAAGAAAACTAAAAACATCACAATTACACATATATACTTTAATACAATTTCAACAACTTTACAAGCATTTTATTTAAAACAAGCGAAATAAAAAAGAGGTAATTTTTACCTCTCTTCAATATTACCAGTATATGCGTTCACATAATAAACAGAGTTTTCTGTTGTTATCCTCCAAGTAGGTATTGCTTCGCCTGTATCGGCATTTCGCCAGCTAAAAAAGTAGACAGGTTTTATTTCTTTTACAATAATATTATGATGGCCCTCATCCACATCAAGAAGCTTAAGAAGTGCATTTATAGGTGGTATAATCTCTTTTCTTTCTTTTTCTTCTCGTATTGGAATAAGCCATGTAGATTCAAACGAAAACGTATCATTGCTAATAACACCTTTCATATAACTAACATCTACATTAATACCGTTGTAAACTTCTGTATACTCAACAGTGTATTTGTTGCCATCAGCGTATTCATTTATAACAGAATATTTCTCTTCAAGATTTTTACTTTTTACAAATGACTTTATATAATTAAAAGCATCATCTTTATCCATTTTTGTAAATTTCTCATCGCTTATTTTATAATAAAAAAAACCATTCTTTACTTCTATTGTACCATTTTCAATGTTATAAAATGATCCATTGTCATATGAAATTTGTCTAGAGCCATTTAAAAAATTGCCCTCAATATATGCTTTGGTGTAATTTTTTAGCTTCACCAAAAGCATAGGCATCGGCTTGTAATTTTTAGGAATCTCCGCTTTAACAACAATATTGTTTTCTTTTAAGATATCGTTCATTTTTTTTATCTCTGAAGAAGAAGGTATTGAATTGCTGGTTTCTGCAATATTCAAATTTCCTAAGTAAAGTATCACGTTTAATACCGCAAATATAAGAATTAAGATTGTTTTTGCCTTTGACCAGTCCATATTATATAACACCATCATCAAATTATTTTGCCATCCAAAGCATTTATAAGGTACTCATTGCCTATGCATTTAACATCCCATGCAGGGATTAGCTCAGTCCCATCAAATACATACACCAGTTTTAACGATTCCACACCTTTTATCTTATTGTCAACTATTGCTTTCTGTATATTATAAAGGTTGCTCTTGTAATCTCCAGCATAATAAATATCCATGAAATTCACTTTAGCAGTCTTTATAATCCCATTTGATACAGAAATGTCTATAGGCTCTGATTTTTCTCCATTTCTGATTACGCATATAGGATAATCAAATATGTAATTAAATGAAAAATTATACTCCGTACCACTGCCACTAACACCCGTTATGTATACATCTTCCACATTGATTCCTAGATCTTTTATAAATTCTAATGCTTTATCTAATGACTCAATTTTGCTCATAGTTAGTTTTGTCGATGTTGTTGTTGTATCAAAGTACTCTATTAAGCCATTTCTGTAAAGCCTTAGCCCTCTTATGCCATCAGTATATATGTATGAACCATTATTTTCCTTTATCTCTCTCACAACAGATATGTTTACAAATACATTCTTAGTTATAGTCCTATAGATGCTATCATTTGCAAAACCCTTGTTTACATATTTCCCTAATGTGAAATTCTTCAATGTAAACACATTTTCGCTGTAAACATCATCTGCAGTCGTCATTACATAGTCGATTGAATTTTGAAATTGTTTGCCAATTAACTCGTCAAAATATCTGGAATTCTTTAAACTCATGACAAAGTAGTTGTTGTAATCCGTAAATATAATTTGCGGCTTACTGCCAACTTTAATTATAATCTCTTTTATATATGCGTCGGAGTTTATCTTATTTAATTCAGATAAACTTTCTAAGTTTAAAGCATCAGTAAATATATCTTTTGTTATGCCTTTGCCCATATCAATATATATCAAATTGCCTCTAAGATTTATGCTGCTTTTGTCAACCTGCGATAATGCAATTCCTTTGCCCAAATTATCTTTTAAAGTTTTTATTGTATTTGCCCATATTGAAGTTATATCATTTGACGATGTTATGTCTCTAAATGTGTCATTAGCATTTATCTCAATCGATGAAGGTCTAACTATACTAAAAATATCCACACTTGATGGTGTGGGCTTAGTCATAAAAAAGCTTTTTTGTGGAAAAGACGTCCACAATGTGTAACTTAAATAAAGGCTTGTTGAAACAAGCAATACTAACACAATTGTTTTTATATGCTCTTTCATAGGAACACCGCTCTACTTAAAAAGCTTATTCCACAAGCCTTCTAATGTGTCAACCGTAACCTGAATAATTCCATCCTTATACTGAAGCGTTATATGTCCTTTGACAATTTGTATTTTGCCGTCCTTAACAGCCTTCAACGTAACATAGTTATCACCAAGAGCTAATGTTATCAATTTTGCAAAAAGACCAGTATCACCTATTACCCACTTGTCATTTAAATTATCGTTTAAAATAAGCTCAACATAAGTATCTGGCTGCCCATTGCCTGATATTACAAAGTATTTGTTGTTTGTTGTGACATTATTTATGTCTGATTTAACCGTGATTAAATCATCAGCGAATCCATACGTCATAAAAAACGTCATAAACATTACAGTGGCAATGATAAGGGCTAAAACCTTTTTCAAAAGTACCACTCCCCATCATAATATAACAAAAAGTTATATAAATTTACACATAATTCCTAATATAACCATTTTCACTTATAGTTAAATTATAGAATACCATTATTACAACAATGTTACAGCAATATTAAAATATAATTACGGTTTATTTAGTATTTAAGCTTTATATAGACAATTGTACCAATTCCTACTTCGCTTTCGATATTTATTTCCCCTCCATGTGCCGTAACTATCTCTTTCGCAATTGCAAGGCCAAGTCCAGTACCCCCCAGTTCTCTAGATCTTCCCTTATCCACTCTATAAAATCTTTCAAATATCCTTGGAAGGTCCTTCTTTGGTATCCCGATGCCATTATCAGAAATAGTTATATAAGCATAGTCATCATCGTACTTTGTAAATACCCTCACATATCCGCCTAGATTTGTGTACTTGATAGCATTCGACACTACATTAAGCAGCACCTGCTCCATTTTATCCCTGTCTATATTTATGTTTCTTTTTTCTTCTCCGGCACAAAATGTAAGTTTTTGATTTTTTTTCTGTGCTTCAATCTTTATTTTATATAGGATATTTTCTATAAACTCATTTAAATTGGTTTCTTCCAGATTTAACTTGCCGTTTGAGTCCATCTTTGACAGAAGAAGCAAATCCTTCACAAGCCTTGTCATCCTGTCTACTTCTTTGTCGATAATGCTTAAAAATCTGTTCCTGTATTCTTCATCAACACCATCATTTAAAAGCGTCTCTGTATAGCTTTTAATAGTTGTAAGAGGCGTCCTCAATTCATGGGAGACATTTGCCACAAATTCTTTCCTCATGTTATCAAGGTTTTGCTGCTCTGTAATGTCGTGCAGTACAAAGACATTTCCATCTATATTCTTATCAACTTTAATTGGGCTTACAAATGATTTCAAAATTTTACCATTACAGTATATAAGGCTTTCAGTATTTTTAAGCTGACCTTGCGCAATTTTTTCTAAAGGCTCATCCATAGTAATTTTTTCGCCTATCATTCTTTCAGCAGCATTATTAAAAAGAATCACCCTGTTTGAATCATTTTTGGCAATTACCCCATCAGACATATAGCTTATAATAGCTTCTACCTTGCTTTTCTCATTTTCCATCTCATTTAAAGTTGATTTAAGCCTTTTAGACATGAAGTTAAACATGCTGCCCAATTTACCTATCTCATCATCAGATTTTATATCTATATGTACATCAAAGTTACCTTCCGCCATCTCGCGGGCGTACTTCGTAACTTCTTTTATTGGGTCAGTTATTGTCTTTGCTAAAATATATCCAAGTATTACGGTTATTATTACAGCAATAAAAGTTGCGCTTAATAAGATGAAATTTACATCAGATAGCGTGTCATAAACGCTTTTTAAAGATCCGCTTACATATACCACACCAGATATTTTTCCATCGCTATCTACAACTGGCATTGCAATACTCCTGATTTTGCCATTTGAATTATTGTCATTGCTGGTTTCCATCCCTTGTTTTCCAGATAATGCCTTTATAACTGCAGGTGTCAGCATCTTTCCTTTTTCACCTGTAGAGCTGGCCAAAATATTTCCATCCTTATCAAGTATGTACACATATTTTATGTAAGCATTAGGGCCTAAATACATATTTATTATGTTATCCAGGCTAGACTTTGAATTCATGTTGTCTTTTAATGTAAAGGCAATTCCAGTCGCCTGTGCTTCTATGTAATTTTCAAAATTAGTCATGTGGTAATTTTCCAACGATTTGAAAAGGTATACCCATATGATTTCCATTGCCACCAATATTAAAAGTCCATATATGAGAATTATTTTCCACTGTATGCTTTTATAGTTCACTTTCTTCGCTAAAATAATAACCAACCCCTCTTTTGGTATGTATATACCTTGGGTTTGCTGGATCATCTTCGATTTTTTCCCTCAATCGCCTTATAGTCACATCAACTGTCCTCACATCGCCAAAATATTCATAGCCCCACACCTTTTCCAAAAGCATTTCTCTTGAAAAAATGAGCCCTCGGTTGGCCACTAGGAATTTTAAAAGGTCAAATTCCCTTGATGTCAGCTCTATAGGTCTTCCATTTTTTTCAACTTTATACTTTGATAAATCTATGCTTAAATTATTAACGATTATGACATTAGACATGCCCTCTCCATTGTTTATTCCACTTCGCCTCAGGTTAGCTTTCACCCGTGCAATAAGCTCCCTCATGGAAAATGGCTTTGTCACATAGTCATCGGCGCCTAATTCTAATCCCAACACTTTGTCTACTTCTTCTTCTTTGGC contains the following coding sequences:
- a CDS encoding UDP-N-acetylglucosamine 1-carboxyvinyltransferase — encoded protein: MEKFVINGGIPLKGTVEISGAKNSAVAILPAALLADTPSTIDNLPEISDIELLSKMIEYLGGKTIKKEHEIIIDPKGINSFCPPHELASQMRASYYLIGALLSRFNEAAIAMPGGCNIGVRPIDQHIKGFEALGAKTTIEHGIIKVKADKLVGNHIYFDVVSVGATINLMLAACKAEGTTILENCAKEPHVVDVANFLNAMGANIKGAGTDMIKIVGVDKLHGCKHTVIPDQIEAGTYMVAAAATHGDVTIKGIIPKHLESIIAKMSEMGVIIEEYDEDLRVTTAGRLKRVDIKTQPYPGFPTDMQQLMAVLLALADGVSMITENVYEGRFKYLDELKKMGVNAKVEGRTAVIEGVEKITGAPLKATDLRAGAAMIIAGLAANGVTEVKNIYHIDRGYEAIEKKLQKLGADIKRVK
- a CDS encoding two-component system regulatory protein YycI codes for the protein MDWSKAKTILILIFAVLNVILYLGNLNIAETSNSIPSSSEIKKMNDILKENNIVVKAEIPKNYKPMPMLLVKLKNYTKAYIEGNFLNGSRQISYDNGSFYNIENGTIEVKNGFFYYKISDEKFTKMDKDDAFNYIKSFVKSKNLEEKYSVINEYADGNKYTVEYTEVYNGINVDVSYMKGVISNDTFSFESTWLIPIREEKERKEIIPPINALLKLLDVDEGHHNIIVKEIKPVYFFSWRNADTGEAIPTWRITTENSVYYVNAYTGNIEER
- a CDS encoding YycH family regulatory protein, translating into MKEHIKTIVLVLLVSTSLYLSYTLWTSFPQKSFFMTKPTPSSVDIFSIVRPSSIEINANDTFRDITSSNDITSIWANTIKTLKDNLGKGIALSQVDKSSINLRGNLIYIDMGKGITKDIFTDALNLESLSELNKINSDAYIKEIIIKVGSKPQIIFTDYNNYFVMSLKNSRYFDELIGKQFQNSIDYVMTTADDVYSENVFTLKNFTLGKYVNKGFANDSIYRTITKNVFVNISVVREIKENNGSYIYTDGIRGLRLYRNGLIEYFDTTTTSTKLTMSKIESLDKALEFIKDLGINVEDVYITGVSGSGTEYNFSFNYIFDYPICVIRNGEKSEPIDISVSNGIIKTAKVNFMDIYYAGDYKSNLYNIQKAIVDNKIKGVESLKLVYVFDGTELIPAWDVKCIGNEYLINALDGKII
- a CDS encoding sensor histidine kinase; protein product: MDSNGKLNLEETNLNEFIENILYKIKIEAQKKNQKLTFCAGEEKRNINIDRDKMEQVLLNVVSNAIKYTNLGGYVRVFTKYDDDYAYITISDNGIGIPKKDLPRIFERFYRVDKGRSRELGGTGLGLAIAKEIVTAHGGEINIESEVGIGTIVYIKLKY
- a CDS encoding response regulator, with translation MSSRILIIDDEKPIVEILKYNLEKNGYSTIEAYDGEEGLKLAQEKNPDLILLDVMLPKMDGFTVLRILRQTMTTPILMLTAKEEEVDKVLGLELGADDYVTKPFSMRELIARVKANLRRSGINNGEGMSNVIIVNNLSIDLSKYKVEKNGRPIELTSREFDLLKFLVANRGLIFSREMLLEKVWGYEYFGDVRTVDVTIRRLREKIEDDPANPRYIHTKRGVGYYFSEESEL